A single window of Thiohalorhabdus sp. Cl-TMA DNA harbors:
- the ahcY gene encoding adenosylhomocysteinase, with translation MANDYKVADIGLAGMGRKQIMIAETEMPGLMKLREEWGSKQPLKGARISGCIHMTVQTAVLIETLQHLGADVRWSSCNIFSTQDEAAAAIAAEGTPVFAWKGETEEEYEWCIEQTINGPDGWTPNMILDDGGDLTAMVYEKYPQLLEQIKGVTEETTTGVHRLYHMEKQGELKTPCINVNDSVTKSKFDNLYGCRESLLDGLKRATDVMVAGKYAVVAGYGDVGKGSAQSLLAMGARVAVTEIDPICALQAQMEGFEVVTMDEVVDKADIFVTATGNKDIITRAHMDKMKHNAIVSNIGHFDNEIDVAGLSDLEWDEIKPQVDHVIWPDGKRIILLSKGRLMNLGNATGHPSFVMSNSFSDQTLAQIELWTKGEEYDNKVYILPKHLDEEVARVHVEGLGGHLTQMNKDQAEYLGVPVEGPYKPEHYRY, from the coding sequence ATGGCTAACGACTACAAGGTTGCGGATATCGGTCTGGCCGGCATGGGCCGGAAACAGATCATGATCGCCGAGACCGAGATGCCCGGTCTCATGAAGCTGCGCGAGGAGTGGGGCAGCAAGCAGCCCCTCAAGGGCGCCCGGATCTCCGGCTGCATCCACATGACGGTGCAGACCGCCGTGCTCATCGAGACCCTGCAGCACCTCGGCGCCGACGTGCGCTGGAGCTCCTGCAACATCTTCTCCACCCAGGACGAGGCCGCCGCGGCCATCGCTGCCGAGGGTACCCCGGTGTTCGCCTGGAAGGGCGAGACCGAGGAGGAGTACGAGTGGTGCATCGAGCAGACCATCAACGGCCCGGACGGTTGGACCCCCAACATGATCCTGGACGACGGCGGCGACCTCACCGCCATGGTCTACGAGAAGTACCCGCAGCTGCTTGAGCAGATCAAGGGCGTTACCGAGGAGACCACCACCGGCGTGCACCGGCTCTACCACATGGAGAAGCAGGGCGAGCTGAAGACCCCCTGCATCAATGTGAACGACTCGGTGACCAAGTCCAAGTTCGACAACCTCTACGGCTGCCGCGAGTCCCTGCTCGACGGGCTCAAGCGCGCCACCGACGTGATGGTGGCCGGCAAGTACGCCGTGGTGGCCGGCTACGGCGACGTCGGCAAGGGCTCCGCCCAGTCCCTGCTCGCCATGGGCGCCCGCGTGGCGGTCACCGAGATCGACCCCATCTGCGCCCTGCAGGCTCAGATGGAGGGCTTCGAGGTGGTGACCATGGACGAGGTGGTCGACAAGGCCGACATCTTCGTCACCGCCACCGGCAACAAGGACATCATCACCCGCGCCCACATGGACAAGATGAAGCACAACGCCATCGTGTCCAACATCGGCCACTTCGACAACGAGATCGACGTGGCGGGCCTGTCCGACCTGGAGTGGGATGAGATCAAGCCGCAGGTGGACCACGTGATCTGGCCCGACGGCAAGCGCATCATCCTGCTGTCCAAGGGCCGCCTGATGAACCTGGGCAACGCCACCGGCCACCCCAGCTTCGTCATGTCCAACAGCTTCTCGGACCAGACCCTGGCCCAGATCGAGCTGTGGACCAAGGGCGAGGAATACGACAACAAGGTCTACATCCTGCCCAAGCACCTCGACGAGGAGGTAGCCCGGGTGCACGTGGAAGGCCTCGGCGGTCATCTGACCCAGATGAACAAGGACCAGGCCGAGTACCTCGGTGTACCGGTCGAGGGTCCTTACAAGCCGGAGCATTACCGCTACTAA
- the gcvH gene encoding glycine cleavage system protein GcvH yields the protein MEIRDDRRYTKSHEWVKPEGDGTVSIGVTDYAQDLLSDVVFVELPETGGSVAAGDEVAVAESVKAASDIYAPISGEIVAVNEALEDSPEKVNEEPFDGGWIFRMKPGDEGEVEALMGHEAYQELCESEE from the coding sequence ATGGAGATTCGGGACGATCGCCGCTATACCAAGAGCCATGAATGGGTGAAGCCGGAGGGCGATGGCACGGTTTCCATCGGCGTCACCGATTACGCCCAGGACCTGCTTTCCGACGTGGTGTTCGTCGAGCTCCCCGAAACCGGGGGCAGCGTGGCCGCCGGCGACGAGGTGGCGGTGGCGGAATCGGTGAAGGCCGCATCCGACATCTACGCGCCCATTTCCGGGGAGATCGTGGCGGTGAACGAGGCCTTGGAGGACAGCCCGGAGAAGGTCAACGAGGAGCCCTTCGACGGCGGCTGGATCTTCCGCATGAAGCCCGGCGACGAGGGCGAGGTGGAGGCCCTGATGGGACACGAGGCCTACCAGGAGCTGTGCGAGTCCGAGGAGTAG
- a CDS encoding class I SAM-dependent methyltransferase produces the protein MGIRNENTGLEHEQYTPDFADYWDDLVGWKKREEGEGGFYERLLGASNCETVADVACGTGYHAITLAKNGFKVTASDGSENMVRKTEENAKQMGVTLQGTKVVDWVKASKDLGEETFDAIICLGNSFTHLFEHEARRDALEELFKVVKPGGMVVIDHRNYDSMLEHGYSSKHNYYYSGKGVDAYPAELNRYLARFEYVFPDGAKFQLKMYPLRQDYVSHLLEDAGFINVVRYGDFEKPYDRDEVDFIQQVAYKPRG, from the coding sequence ATGGGGATTCGAAACGAGAACACCGGGCTCGAGCACGAGCAGTACACCCCGGATTTCGCCGACTACTGGGATGACCTGGTCGGCTGGAAAAAACGCGAGGAAGGCGAGGGCGGTTTCTACGAACGCCTGCTGGGAGCCTCCAACTGCGAGACCGTGGCCGACGTGGCCTGCGGCACCGGCTACCACGCCATCACTCTGGCCAAGAATGGCTTCAAGGTGACCGCCTCCGACGGCTCCGAAAACATGGTGCGTAAGACCGAGGAGAACGCCAAGCAGATGGGCGTGACTCTTCAGGGCACCAAGGTGGTGGACTGGGTCAAGGCCTCCAAAGACCTCGGGGAGGAGACCTTCGACGCGATCATCTGCCTCGGCAACTCCTTCACGCACCTGTTCGAGCATGAGGCCCGGCGGGACGCCCTGGAGGAGCTCTTCAAGGTGGTGAAGCCCGGCGGCATGGTGGTCATCGACCACCGCAACTACGACTCCATGCTCGAGCACGGCTACAGCTCGAAGCATAACTATTACTATTCCGGGAAGGGCGTGGATGCCTACCCGGCGGAGCTGAACCGCTATCTGGCCCGTTTCGAGTACGTCTTCCCCGACGGCGCCAAGTTCCAGCTCAAGATGTATCCGCTGCGGCAGGATTACGTTTCTCACCTGCTGGAAGATGCCGGCTTCATCAACGTGGTCCGCTATGGGGACTTCGAGAAGCCCTACGACCGTGATGAAGTGGACTTCATCCAACAGGTGGCCTATAAGCCGCGTGGTTGA
- the gcvT gene encoding glycine cleavage system aminomethyltransferase GcvT, whose product MGLRTPLYNTHVAAGAKMVPFGDWDMPLHYGSQVEEHHAVRRACGIFDVSHMQIVDFTGDAVEAFLRHLLANDVAKISGEAGRALYTCMCNPEGGVIDDLIVYFMEPGWFRMVVNASRRQADLEWIRARRDAGHPGVEISPREDLALIAVQGPEAESLLPPLLGGRAEGAVNGLRPFQAAVVTGALGGLFVGKTGYTGEKGFEVAMPDEAAEAFWGAVVEAGARPAGLGARDTLRLEAGLNLYGNDMDEATTPLEGGLAWTVAWEPADRDFIGRAALEKQREAEPERKLIGLVLEGKGVLRSHQEVHFEGLEEVGEITSGTFSPTLERGIALARVPAEAAGPGRSARVVVRNRELPAKLVRPPFVKAGKANFDI is encoded by the coding sequence ATGGGTCTGAGGACGCCGCTCTACAATACCCATGTGGCCGCCGGCGCCAAGATGGTGCCCTTTGGCGACTGGGACATGCCGCTGCACTACGGTTCCCAGGTGGAAGAGCACCACGCGGTGCGCCGAGCCTGCGGGATCTTCGATGTCTCCCACATGCAGATCGTGGACTTCACCGGCGACGCCGTGGAGGCCTTCCTGCGCCACCTGCTGGCCAACGACGTGGCTAAGATCAGCGGGGAGGCGGGGCGCGCCCTATACACCTGCATGTGCAATCCGGAAGGCGGGGTGATCGATGATCTGATCGTCTATTTCATGGAGCCGGGCTGGTTCCGGATGGTGGTCAACGCCAGTCGGCGACAGGCCGACCTGGAATGGATCCGTGCCCGGCGCGATGCCGGCCACCCCGGAGTGGAGATCAGCCCCCGCGAGGATCTGGCCCTCATCGCCGTCCAGGGACCCGAAGCGGAATCCCTGCTCCCGCCCTTGCTGGGCGGACGGGCCGAAGGCGCGGTGAACGGTCTGCGCCCCTTCCAGGCGGCGGTCGTCACCGGCGCCCTGGGCGGGCTGTTCGTGGGCAAGACCGGCTATACCGGCGAGAAGGGCTTCGAGGTGGCCATGCCCGATGAGGCGGCCGAGGCCTTCTGGGGTGCCGTGGTGGAGGCGGGGGCCCGCCCCGCCGGCCTGGGCGCCCGGGATACCCTGCGCCTGGAGGCGGGTCTGAACCTGTACGGCAATGACATGGATGAGGCCACTACGCCCTTGGAGGGGGGCCTGGCCTGGACCGTGGCCTGGGAGCCGGCGGACCGCGACTTCATCGGTCGGGCCGCCCTGGAAAAGCAGCGTGAGGCGGAGCCGGAGCGCAAGCTCATCGGACTGGTCCTGGAGGGCAAGGGTGTTTTGCGGAGCCACCAGGAGGTCCATTTCGAAGGTCTGGAGGAGGTGGGTGAGATCACCAGCGGGACCTTCTCGCCCACCCTCGAGCGGGGCATCGCCCTGGCCCGGGTCCCGGCGGAGGCCGCCGGGCCGGGCAGGTCGGCCAGGGTCGTGGTGCGCAACCGCGAGCTGCCCGCAAAGCTGGTCCGGCCGCCCTTCGTGAAGGCCGGCAAAGCCAATTTCGATATCTAA
- the gcvPA gene encoding aminomethyl-transferring glycine dehydrogenase subunit GcvPA, protein MPFIPHTEAEAREMLDTLGLSSMEELFAEIPECIRAKPLEKVPEGLSEMELMRLMRERAAQDESGLRSFVGAGAYEHHIPSAVWELATRGEYYSAYTPYQAEASQGTLQTIYEFQTMIAGLTGMEVANASLYDGGTALAEAVLMAVRAHKGKSQKVLVPESVHPAYLRVARTFCGAQGVTLESVPFQEASGTVDPERLGGDDNEYAALVVPQPNFFGRLEAVEELAAWAKARGALVIAVVNPTALALLTPPAEWGADIAVGEGQPLGLPMSSGGPYLGLMATTKKLVRQMPGRLVARTVDTDGKEGFSLTLQAREQHIRRAKAKSNICTNQGLAMTAATIYMSLVGEEGLKQVAGMSHTNTRRLVEKLTAIDGVERRFDGPFFHEAALRLPRPAAEVGGALLDRGVLGGFDLGREYSDLGDTLLVCATETKTEADLDAFTEALAEVL, encoded by the coding sequence ATGCCGTTCATTCCGCACACCGAGGCGGAGGCCCGCGAGATGCTCGACACCCTGGGGCTGTCGAGCATGGAGGAGCTGTTCGCGGAAATCCCCGAATGCATCCGGGCCAAGCCCCTGGAGAAGGTGCCCGAGGGGCTCTCCGAGATGGAGCTCATGCGCCTGATGCGGGAGCGCGCCGCTCAGGATGAATCCGGCCTGCGCTCCTTCGTGGGCGCCGGCGCCTACGAGCACCACATCCCTTCGGCGGTCTGGGAGCTGGCCACCCGCGGGGAATACTACTCCGCCTACACGCCGTACCAGGCGGAGGCCAGCCAGGGAACCCTCCAGACCATCTACGAGTTCCAGACCATGATCGCCGGCCTCACCGGCATGGAGGTCGCCAACGCCAGCCTCTACGACGGCGGCACGGCGCTCGCCGAGGCCGTCCTCATGGCGGTGCGTGCCCACAAGGGCAAGAGTCAGAAAGTGCTGGTGCCCGAGAGCGTGCATCCGGCCTACCTGCGCGTGGCGCGCACCTTCTGCGGGGCCCAGGGGGTCACGCTGGAATCGGTTCCCTTCCAGGAGGCCTCCGGGACGGTGGATCCGGAGCGGCTGGGGGGCGACGACAACGAGTACGCCGCCCTGGTGGTGCCCCAGCCCAACTTCTTCGGCCGCCTGGAGGCGGTGGAGGAGCTGGCGGCCTGGGCCAAGGCGCGCGGCGCCCTGGTTATCGCCGTGGTCAACCCCACGGCGCTCGCCCTGCTGACGCCGCCGGCCGAGTGGGGTGCCGATATCGCGGTGGGCGAGGGCCAGCCGCTCGGCCTGCCCATGTCCAGCGGCGGGCCGTATCTGGGCCTCATGGCCACCACCAAGAAGCTGGTGCGCCAGATGCCCGGCCGCCTGGTGGCGCGCACCGTGGACACGGACGGCAAGGAGGGCTTCTCCCTGACCCTGCAGGCCCGGGAGCAGCACATCCGGCGCGCCAAGGCCAAGTCCAACATCTGCACCAACCAGGGGCTGGCCATGACCGCCGCCACCATCTACATGTCCCTGGTGGGCGAGGAAGGGCTCAAGCAGGTGGCGGGGATGAGCCACACCAATACCCGCAGGTTGGTGGAGAAGCTCACCGCCATCGACGGCGTCGAGCGGCGTTTCGACGGTCCCTTCTTCCACGAGGCGGCCCTGCGTCTGCCCAGGCCGGCCGCGGAAGTGGGCGGCGCCCTACTGGACCGCGGCGTGCTGGGTGGATTCGACCTGGGCCGGGAGTACAGCGATCTCGGCGACACGCTGCTGGTCTGCGCCACGGAGACCAAGACCGAGGCCGACCTCGACGCCTTCACCGAGGCCCTGGCCGAGGTGCTTTAG
- the metF gene encoding methylenetetrahydrofolate reductase [NAD(P)H], whose protein sequence is MGFKRENFEFSFEFFPPKNDEGEKRLQEAVHELKPLDPAYCSVTFGAGGSTRERTFQTVDWIQKEAGIDAAPHLSCIGSRKEDIHEILQRYQEAGIKRIIALRGDIPEDEEAFKEGGFRYANELVAYIKEHFPDFEVVVGAYPEFHPEAPDPATDMENFVRKVKAGADVATTQYFYTNLAYYKFVEDVQKMGVDIPIKVGLMPITNFKQIDRFSQMCGADIPAWIRKRMEHFGDDTASQKELGIDIATRQAEDLLSQGIPGIHFYSLNKAEATKRIWENLGL, encoded by the coding sequence ATGGGTTTCAAACGGGAAAATTTCGAATTTTCCTTTGAGTTTTTCCCGCCCAAGAATGACGAGGGCGAGAAGCGGCTCCAGGAAGCGGTGCACGAGCTCAAGCCGCTGGATCCGGCATACTGCTCGGTAACCTTCGGCGCCGGCGGATCCACCCGGGAGCGAACCTTCCAGACGGTGGACTGGATCCAGAAGGAGGCCGGCATCGATGCCGCCCCGCACCTGTCCTGCATCGGCTCGCGCAAGGAGGACATCCACGAGATCCTCCAGCGGTACCAGGAAGCCGGCATCAAGCGGATCATCGCCCTGCGCGGCGATATCCCCGAGGACGAGGAGGCCTTCAAGGAAGGTGGCTTCCGCTACGCCAACGAGCTGGTGGCCTACATCAAGGAGCACTTCCCGGACTTCGAGGTGGTGGTCGGCGCCTATCCCGAATTCCACCCCGAGGCCCCGGATCCCGCAACGGACATGGAGAACTTCGTCCGCAAGGTGAAGGCCGGTGCCGACGTGGCCACTACGCAGTACTTCTACACGAACCTGGCCTACTACAAGTTCGTGGAGGATGTGCAGAAAATGGGGGTGGACATCCCCATCAAGGTGGGGCTCATGCCGATCACCAACTTCAAGCAGATCGACCGCTTCTCCCAGATGTGCGGCGCGGACATCCCGGCATGGATCCGCAAGCGCATGGAGCATTTCGGCGACGATACGGCGTCGCAGAAGGAGCTCGGGATCGACATTGCCACCCGGCAAGCCGAGGACCTGCTCAGTCAGGGCATTCCCGGCATCCACTTCTATTCGCTGAACAAGGCCGAGGCCACCAAGCGCATCTGGGAGAATCTGGGGCTGTAA
- the metK gene encoding methionine adenosyltransferase: MAREYLFSSESVGEGHPDKVADNVSDAILDALLEQDPMSRVACETMVNTGMAIISGEITSGANVDYTDIVRKTITDIGYNSSEMGFDGNTCAVLIGLDKQSQDIAQGVDEGTGLDLDQGAGDQGLMFGFATNETEDLMPMPIQYAHKLTEQQKVLRNNGKLPWLRPDVKSQVSVRYEGNTPKAIDAVVISTQHDESVSYDDLKEAVQEEVIKPIIPSSMLSDDTKYFINPTGRFVIGGPVGDCGLTGRKIIVDTYGGMGRHGGGAFSGKDPTKVDRSAAYAARYVAKNVVAAGLADLCEVQVAYAIGIANPVSVHVETFGTAKIDEEKIEQLIRKHFDLRPKGIVQMLDLLRPIYKKTASNGHFGRPEPEFSWEKTDKAEALKADGGL, encoded by the coding sequence ATGGCACGCGAATACCTCTTCTCCTCCGAGTCCGTTGGAGAAGGCCACCCGGACAAGGTGGCCGACAACGTCTCGGATGCCATTCTGGACGCCCTGCTCGAGCAGGACCCCATGTCCCGCGTGGCCTGCGAGACCATGGTGAACACCGGCATGGCCATCATCTCCGGTGAGATCACCAGCGGCGCCAATGTCGATTACACCGACATCGTCCGCAAGACCATCACGGACATCGGCTACAACAGCAGCGAGATGGGCTTCGACGGCAACACCTGCGCCGTGCTCATCGGTCTGGACAAGCAGTCCCAGGACATCGCCCAGGGCGTGGACGAGGGCACCGGCCTCGACCTGGACCAGGGCGCCGGCGACCAGGGCCTGATGTTCGGTTTCGCCACCAACGAGACCGAAGACCTCATGCCCATGCCCATCCAGTACGCCCACAAGCTGACCGAGCAGCAGAAGGTGCTGCGCAACAACGGTAAGCTTCCCTGGCTGCGTCCCGACGTGAAATCCCAGGTGTCCGTGCGCTACGAGGGCAACACGCCCAAGGCCATCGACGCCGTGGTGATCTCCACGCAGCATGACGAGAGCGTCAGCTACGATGACCTCAAAGAGGCCGTCCAGGAAGAGGTGATCAAACCGATCATCCCCTCCTCCATGCTGTCCGACGACACCAAGTACTTCATCAACCCCACCGGCCGGTTCGTGATCGGCGGCCCCGTGGGCGACTGCGGCCTCACCGGCCGGAAGATCATCGTCGACACCTACGGCGGCATGGGCCGTCACGGCGGCGGCGCCTTCTCCGGTAAGGACCCCACGAAGGTGGATCGCTCCGCCGCCTACGCCGCCCGCTACGTGGCCAAGAACGTGGTGGCGGCCGGCCTCGCCGACCTGTGCGAGGTGCAGGTGGCCTACGCCATCGGCATCGCCAACCCGGTGTCCGTCCACGTCGAGACCTTCGGCACCGCCAAGATCGACGAGGAAAAGATCGAGCAGCTGATCCGGAAGCACTTCGATCTGCGGCCGAAGGGCATCGTGCAGATGCTCGACCTGCTGCGCCCGATCTACAAGAAGACCGCCTCCAACGGCCACTTCGGCCGGCCGGAGCCGGAGTTCTCCTGGGAGAAGACCGACAAGGCCGAGGCGCTGAAGGCCGACGGCGGCCTGTAA
- the lipA gene encoding lipoyl synthase, translating into MDQQPMKFHGGNVSRMPSWIRYALGDARGSKYGTTARAVHGNRLVTICEEGNCPNRGECWSRGTATFMILGETCTRACGFCSVATGKPGVPADYSEAERVADAAAQMDLSYVVLTSVNRDDLDDGGAGLFAATVRALRARKPDMGVELLTPDFRKVVDPAVATIAPEAPLVWGHNVETVPRLYKPVRPGSEYSRSLYVLERAASLSGVEAKSSLMLGLGETESEVTAVMRDLRSVGVTRLALGQYLRPSRDKLPVQEYIHPTRFKALEEAGREMGFSWIKAGPLVRSSYHAEEVQA; encoded by the coding sequence ATGGACCAACAGCCGATGAAGTTCCACGGCGGCAACGTGTCCCGCATGCCCTCGTGGATCCGGTACGCCCTGGGCGACGCCCGGGGCAGCAAGTACGGGACCACCGCGCGGGCGGTGCACGGGAACCGCCTGGTGACCATCTGCGAAGAGGGCAACTGCCCCAACCGCGGCGAGTGCTGGAGCCGCGGCACCGCCACCTTCATGATCCTCGGCGAGACCTGCACCCGCGCCTGCGGCTTCTGCTCGGTGGCCACCGGAAAGCCCGGCGTGCCCGCCGATTATTCCGAGGCGGAGCGCGTCGCCGATGCAGCCGCGCAGATGGACCTCTCCTACGTAGTGCTCACCTCCGTCAATCGTGACGATCTCGACGACGGCGGCGCCGGCCTGTTCGCGGCCACCGTCCGCGCCCTGCGCGCGCGCAAGCCCGACATGGGGGTGGAGCTGCTTACCCCCGATTTCCGCAAGGTGGTGGATCCCGCCGTGGCCACCATCGCTCCGGAGGCCCCGCTGGTCTGGGGCCACAACGTGGAAACCGTGCCCCGGCTGTATAAGCCGGTGCGCCCGGGATCCGAGTATTCCCGCTCCCTCTACGTCCTGGAGCGCGCCGCCTCCCTTTCCGGCGTGGAGGCCAAGTCCAGCCTCATGCTCGGTCTCGGGGAAACGGAGTCCGAGGTGACCGCCGTCATGCGCGACCTGCGCAGCGTAGGCGTGACCCGATTGGCCCTGGGCCAGTATCTCCGTCCCTCCCGGGACAAGCTCCCCGTTCAAGAATATATCCATCCCACCCGCTTCAAGGCCCTGGAAGAGGCCGGCCGGGAAATGGGCTTCTCCTGGATCAAGGCGGGCCCCCTGGTGCGCAGCTCTTACCACGCCGAAGAGGTGCAGGCCTAG